The following proteins come from a genomic window of Acinetobacter sp. SAAs474:
- a CDS encoding SCP-2 sterol transfer family protein — MKISSIPVVKLPLLDVSTDPLDIFVAGLALRMKQLARTSPKFIELIHERQFRLQIGTDLGMARQIIVDHGQIHTVSGDAEKADFILQFADSEHGVKTLLKGDPSAFMTGMQNGSIKMEGDFSLLVWFNKAAKLIPPQLPKPLKAKIKQARQFVKQKTGR, encoded by the coding sequence TGTCAGTACAGATCCTTTAGATATTTTTGTCGCAGGTTTGGCCTTACGTATGAAACAGCTCGCACGAACCAGTCCAAAATTTATCGAATTAATTCATGAACGCCAGTTTCGCTTACAAATCGGGACAGATTTGGGCATGGCACGTCAGATTATTGTTGATCATGGTCAAATTCATACCGTTTCTGGTGATGCAGAAAAAGCAGATTTTATTTTACAATTTGCCGATAGTGAGCATGGGGTAAAAACATTATTAAAAGGTGATCCGAGTGCATTTATGACTGGGATGCAAAATGGTTCGATTAAAATGGAAGGTGATTTTAGTTTATTGGTGTGGTTCAATAAAGCAGCGAAATTAATCCCGCCACAATTACCGAAACCATTAAAAGCTAAAATTAAGCAAGCACGTCAATTTGTAAAACAAAAAACGGGCCGTTAA